One Malus sylvestris chromosome 14, drMalSylv7.2, whole genome shotgun sequence DNA segment encodes these proteins:
- the LOC126599477 gene encoding putative disease resistance protein RGA4, which translates to MSRGLGELTGLGTLGTFALSKNNYMWRGSAGLGELRRLKELRGELDIINLRHVKDVMLESNVGALVNEKQHLHSLNLNWKRGEDVNAVDEKDIIMSMEVLQPHSNLKELSVWFYGGLRFASWFSSLINIINLRSHYCERCQNLPPLDHLPSLKYLELSHLKKLEYIADNASSNSMSDEMMMMSFFPALEKLSMYSCPVLKGWWRVHTHNSASSSSSTENLFFPLPSFPCLSTLIIQNCRNLSSMSLCPNVDRIRLYRTSLKVLHSLFVRGASDITHDVGVDVSGTSSSPHLSKLTYLSL; encoded by the coding sequence ATGTCACGTGGACTTGGTGAATTGACTGGTCTTGGTACATTGGGTACATTTGCTTTAAGCAAAAATAATTACATGTGGAGGGGTAGTGCTGGTCTTGGTGAACTGAGAAGGCTTAAAGAATTAAGGGGAGAGTTAGATATTATAAATTTGAGGCATGTGAAAGATGTGATGTTAGAATCCAATGTTGGTGCACTTGTGAACGAGAAACAACATCTCCATTCGTTGAATTTAAATTGGAAACGGGGAGAAGATGTTAACGCAGTTGATGAGAAGGATATTATCATGTCAATGGAAGTATTGCAACCCCATTCAAATCTAAAGGAGTTGTCCGTGTGGTTTTATGGTGGTCTGAGGTTTGCGAGTtggttttcttctctcataaatATTATTAATCTCAGATCGCATTACTGTGAGAGATGCCAAAATCTTCCACCCTTGGATCATTTGCCTTCGCTTAAGTATCTTGAACTTTCACATTTGAAGAAGTTGGAGTACATAGCAGACAATGCCAGCAGTAATAGTATGAGTGatgagatgatgatgatgtcatTCTTTCCCGCCTTGGAGAAGCTCTCCATGTATAGTTGCCCTGTTCTGAAGGGATGGTGGAGGGTGCACACTCATAAtagtgcttcttcttcttcatcaacggAAAATCTGTTTTTCCCGTTGCCTTCATTTCCCTGTCTTTCTACATTGATTATCCAGAACTGTCGTAATCTATCTTCCATGTCTCTGTGTCCAAATGTGGATAGAATACGTCTCTATAGGACCAGCTTGAAGGTTCTTCATTCCTTGTTTGTTAGAGGAGCATCTGATATTACACATGATGTTGGTGTTGATGTTTCTGGCACTTCTTCTTCCCCTCATCTCTCAAAATTAACATATCTGTCACTCTAA